A window from Triticum aestivum cultivar Chinese Spring chromosome 6D, IWGSC CS RefSeq v2.1, whole genome shotgun sequence encodes these proteins:
- the LOC123141280 gene encoding CRIB domain-containing protein RIC10, which produces MAVKMKGIFKGLRIFSHMFAQKEHEMEIGFPTDVKHVAHIGLGTSDTSPSWMNEFKSAEDLSAGSLSTAEQSRQTSWTSTDFEPARSMLPTEINFPDRPAQESSSCPPRGPRKARRKKTRTSSPTSSARSSSSRSRASFATAFDDFNESQRGLRVV; this is translated from the exons ATGGCGGTAAAGATGAAAGGAATCTTCAAAGGGCTGAGGATATTCTCGCACATGTTTG CTCAAAAGGAACATGAGATGGAAATTGGGTTCCCTACAGATGTAAAGCATGTGGCTCACATAGGGTTGGGCACCAGTGACACATCTCCAAGCTGG ATGAATGAGTTCAAGTCAGCAGAAGATTTATCTGCAGGCTCTCTGAGCACAGCTGAGCAGTCAAGGCAAACTTCTTGGACCTCTACAG ACTTTGAGCCAGCAAGATCCATGCTGCCAACTGAGATTAATTTCCCAGACAGACCAGCACAAGAGTCCTCCTCCTGCCCCCCAAGAGGCCCCAGgaaggcaaggaggaagaagaccaggaCATCTTCCCCTACCTCCTCTGCAAGATCATCTTCCTCGAGGTCGAGGGCCTCCTTCGCGACGGCGTTCGACGATTTCAACGAGTCGCAAAGAGGGCTTCGGGTCGTGTAG
- the LOC123143949 gene encoding early nodulin-like protein 2 produces the protein MAKGAGYGLGFACFALVAAMAGAAQFKVGGDSGWSVAGASKESYNTWAMKNRFQVGDTLVFVYPKDKDSVLVVQPADYNACNTSSYDKKFADGNTVFALDHAGAFFFVSGVEANCRANEKLIVMVLAGRNGTGTAAAPPPSSPAAPAPATSSPPPAASSPPPATPPSPLPAAPAPSAPSPTSAPPPASASAPPPASSPASAPPTSSPTAPASPPLPTPSAPTGAPPMAPSANAPAGADGGSTNSTGTSSSPPPAGSNEQNGATLTVTGAAGLAGSAAACIVGYAMLAL, from the exons ATGGCGAAGGGTGCTGGCTACGGGCTTGGGTTCGCGTGCTTCGCTCTTGTGGCGGCCATGGCCGGCGCGGCGCAGTTCAAGGTCGGCGGCGACAGCGGGTGGAGCGTGGCCGGCGCCAGCAAGGAGTCGTACAACACTTGGGCGATGAAGAACAGGTTCCAGGTCGGAGACACACTAG TGTTCGTGTACCCCAAGGACAAGGACTCGGTGCTGGTGGTGCAGCCGGCGGACTACAACGCCTGCAACACGTCGTCGTACGACAAGAAGTTCGCCGACGGCAACACCGTCTTCGCCCTGGACCACGCCGGCGCCTTCTTCTTCGTCAGCGGCGTCGAGGCCAACTGCCGCGCCAACGAGAAGCTCATCGTCATGGTCCTCGCCGGCCGCAACGGCACAGGCacggccgccgctccgccgccttCGTCGCCCGCCGCTCCGGCACCGGCAACGTCGTCTCCGCCTCCGGCCGCTTCCAGCCCGCCGCCTGCGACGCCCCCCTCACCACTCCCCGCGGCGCCCGCTCCTAGCGCGCCTAGTCCCACCTCGGCTCCTCCTCCCGCCTCCGCTTCCGCCCCGCCACCGGCCTCTTCCCCTGCATCTGCTCCTCCGACCTCGTCGCCGACTGCTCCGGCGTCCCCGCCGCTTCCCACTCCGTCGGCCCCGACTGGTGCCCCGCCGATGGCGCCCTCAGCGAACGCTCCGGCAGGCGCGGACGGAGGAAGTACGAACTCAACGGGCACGTCATCATCCCCGCCCCCCGCCGGCTCCAACGAGCAGAACGGCGCCACGCTCACGGTTACCGGCGCCGCGGGTCTCGCCGGCTCGGCCGCGGCCTGCATCGTCGGCTACGCCATGCTCGCTCTGTGA